A stretch of DNA from bacterium:
ACCTACACCGAGACGCATTTCCGGGACGAGGAAGCCTACATGGCGGAGATCGGGTATCCCGCCCTGGATAACCACCGGCACGAGCACGAGCAGCTCGTGGAGAAGGTCCGCCGCTTCCAGAGGCGCCTGGAGATGGAGCGCATCAGCATGCCGGTGCTGGAATTCCTGATCAACTGGGTCGGGCACCACATCATGACGTCGGACCAGGAGATCGGTCGCTACGCCAGGGGCCTGTCCGGAGTCGAGGTCGAGGACGAGGCGACCAGCCCGGCCGGATCCAGCCTGTAGAGTCCCTGCAGCTGGGCGTAGAGGTCGGCGTGCCGGCGGCGCAGCGCGACGGGGTCCTCGAAGAAGCTCTCGGTCGCCACCGCGAAGAACTCCGACGGGTCCTCGGCGCCGTAGGTGTCCAGCACCGTCGGCCGCCGCTTGTCCGCGTCCCTCTGCAGCTTCCCGTAGGATTCGGCGAACACCCGCGCCCACTCCGCGTGCCCCGTCGCCAGGCGGGGTGTGCCGTCGGCCTCCCCGGTCTCCTGGTCCAGCTGGTGGGCGAACTCGTGCAGCACGACGTGGCGGCCGTCGCGGCCGTGCCGCGCGTCGTGGAGTACCTCGTCCCAGGCCAGCACGACCGCGCCGATGTCCCAGGCCTCGCCGTCCATCTCGTCGTCGTACTCGTCGACCAGCCCCGTCCCGTCCTCCTCCGCGACCTGCGCGACGAAGGTCGTCGGGTAGAGCAGCACCGACTGCAGCCGCGGGTAGACGCCGGTCTCGCGCCCCAGCAGCAGCAGGCAGGCGTTGGCGGCGACCGTCACGCGCATCTCGTCGGTCAGCGCCAGCCCGCCGCAGCCTTCGAAGTTCTTCTCGGCCAGGAAGACCTGGGCCAGGCCCAGCAGCTCGGCGCGCGCGTCGGCTGGCAGGTGGCGCCAGAAGGGGACGTTGCGCTCCACGACGGCGAGCCGTTCGGCGGGGAAGGGCCGCGCCCTCAGCTTGGCGTGGCGTCGTCGCCTGAAGAAGTCCAGCATGCGGTGCCTCCGGAACGGGGAACGGGTCCGGCCATTGTCGGCGGGACCCGTTCCTCAGTCAACCAGGGGCCGGGGTCACTTCACGCCGTAGCAGATGATCTCCATGGGCGCGGGCTCCTCGCCTTCCTCGGTCCCGCCGGCGGCGCCCTGCGTCTGCAGGGTGACCATGGCGTCGGTGA
This window harbors:
- a CDS encoding hemerythrin domain-containing protein produces the protein TYTETHFRDEEAYMAEIGYPALDNHRHEHEQLVEKVRRFQRRLEMERISMPVLEFLINWVGHHIMTSDQEIGRYARGLSGVEVEDEATSPAGSSL
- a CDS encoding zinc-dependent peptidase, which produces MLDFFRRRRHAKLRARPFPAERLAVVERNVPFWRHLPADARAELLGLAQVFLAEKNFEGCGGLALTDEMRVTVAANACLLLLGRETGVYPRLQSVLLYPTTFVAQVAEEDGTGLVDEYDDEMDGEAWDIGAVVLAWDEVLHDARHGRDGRHVVLHEFAHQLDQETGEADGTPRLATGHAEWARVFAESYGKLQRDADKRRPTVLDTYGAEDPSEFFAVATESFFEDPVALRRRHADLYAQLQGLYRLDPAGLVASSSTSTPDRPLA